In Armatimonadota bacterium, the genomic window ACCGCTTTGCCTAAACTGCGGAGCTCGCGGGCGAGGGCGCAGCCGGCGGCCCGCGTCCGCTCGTCGATGAGGATCAGGAAGTCCGCCGGGGGCCGGAGGGGCGCGGGCGCGACGGCGAGCACGCGCTCCACTCCGATGGCGAACCCGGTGGCCGGACAGTCCACGCCGAAGCGGCCCACCAGCCGGTCGTAGCGCCCTCCCCCCAGCAGCGGATAGCCCGTCCCCGGCGCGTAGGCCTCAAAGACCGCGCCCGTGTAGTACGCGAAGTCCCGGACGAGGCTCAGGTCCACGGCCACCCGGCCCGGAGGCCCGTACGCCGCCACGGCTTCCAGGATGGTCACCAGACGCTCCAGCGCGGCGCGTCCGCGGGCCGTACGCGCGAAGGGCCGGGCCCGGGCCACGGCCTCCGGGCCGTGCAGATCGGGCAGCGTGCGCAACAGGAGGGCCACGGCGGGATCGGACGGCGTTTCCTCGATGCCGGCAAACTGCTTCCCGGCCAGCCGGAGGCGGAGGATCTCCCGCTCCTCCTCGGGCACCCCGGCCAGGACGTCGTCGAGGAACTCGAGATCGCCGACGTGGACCACCGGATCCGGGACCCCGGCCCGCGACAGGCTCTCCAGGGCCAGGGCAATGACCTCGGCGTCCGCGTCTGCTCCCGCCTCGCCCAGCAGCTCCACCCCGGCCTGGGTGAACTCCCGGAGACGCCCCCCGCCGGCGTCCTGCCCGTGGAAGACCGCGGCGACATAGCTGATCCGGAGGGGACGGACGCCTTCCGGGAGCAGGCGCGTCGCCGCCAGCCTGGCGATGGGCACGGTCATCTCGGGTCGCAGCACCAGCAGCTCGCCGCCGGCGCCGACGAGCTTGAGCAGACGATCCTGCACGCCGGGCCCGGCGCCGGCCAGAAAGGTCTCCAGGAACTCCAGGGTCGGCGTCCTGACCTCGCGATACCCCCACCGTCGGAACTCCTCGCGGAGATCCCGCAGCAGGGCGGCGCGGCGCTCGGCGTCGGCGGGGAGGAGGTCGCGCGTCCCCTCCGGGACCTGCCGCCATCGGGAAGAAGGCTGTCCCCAGTGCATCTCTTGTTTATCTGTTTATCAAGTTAAAGTGCTAGCGGGGGAAAACACCGTCCAGCGTACCAGAGGGACCACGGCACTGTCAACCCCCCGCATTGCCTCAGAATAAATCCAAGCGAGGCCGGGGCCGTTGCCTCATAGAAAATCTGAGGCAACTTCTCGCCACCTTTGGAGGTCCGACCGGCCCCATGACCCCTCTCGCCAAGCGCCAACTGGCCCAGGCCCTGCACCCCCACTACCGTACAGCCCGGCGAGCCGAGAAGACCCAGATCCTGACCGCTTTCGTCAAGGCCACCGGCTACCATCGGACGTACGCCATCACCCTCCTCCGCCACGGGCCACCCCGCCGCCCGGGCGAGCGCCGAGGGCGACGGGTCCGGTACGACCGTCCCGTCGTGGAGGCCCTCCACCGCCTCTGGGAGGCTTCCGGCTATCTGTGCAGCAAGCGCTTGCGCCCCTTTCTGGCGCCCTGGCTCGAGCCTGCGGCGGTGCGGCGAAGTGCACCTCCCCGGC contains:
- the hisZ gene encoding ATP phosphoribosyltransferase regulatory subunit produces the protein MHWGQPSSRWRQVPEGTRDLLPADAERRAALLRDLREEFRRWGYREVRTPTLEFLETFLAGAGPGVQDRLLKLVGAGGELLVLRPEMTVPIARLAATRLLPEGVRPLRISYVAAVFHGQDAGGGRLREFTQAGVELLGEAGADADAEVIALALESLSRAGVPDPVVHVGDLEFLDDVLAGVPEEEREILRLRLAGKQFAGIEETPSDPAVALLLRTLPDLHGPEAVARARPFARTARGRAALERLVTILEAVAAYGPPGRVAVDLSLVRDFAYYTGAVFEAYAPGTGYPLLGGGRYDRLVGRFGVDCPATGFAIGVERVLAVAPAPLRPPADFLILIDERTRAAGCALARELRSLGKAVVISARPHPGAAATVRLDGRLVRIEDAEAPTARVLDREQFVAEVRGRPGVVSWTH